A section of the Meles meles chromosome 8, mMelMel3.1 paternal haplotype, whole genome shotgun sequence genome encodes:
- the LOC123948719 gene encoding olfactory receptor 56B1-like, whose product MSASLKGSNSSKFQVSEFILMGFPGIHSWQHWLSFPLAILYLSAIGANILILITICQDPALQQPMYYFLSILSVVDIGLATTIMPKILAIFWFDAKVISLPECFAQIYAIHCFLGMESGIFLCMAFDRYVAICHPLRYPSIVTNALILKATVFMVHRNGLFVIPVPVLAAQRNYCSRNEIEHCLCSNLGVTSLACDDRRPNSICQLILAWLGMGSDLGLIILSYTLILRSVLRLNSAEAASKALSTCSSHLILILFFYTAVVVVSVTHLAEPKAPLIPVLLNVLHNIIPPSLNPIVYALRTKELRASFQKVFCLSLEKNTRHQRPSA is encoded by the coding sequence ATGTCTGCATCTCTGAAAGGCTCTAATAGCTCCAAATTCCAGGTCTCTGAGTTCATCCTGATGGGATTCCCAGGCATTCATAGCTGGCAACACTGGCTCTCCTTTCCATTGGCAATACTCTACCTCTCAGCCATTGGTGCTAATATCCTCATCCTCATCACCATTTGCCAGGACCCTGCCCTTCAGCAACCTATGTACTATTTTCTAAGCATTCTCTCTGTGGTGGATATAGGCCTGGCCACCACCATCATGCCCAAGATCTTGGCCATCTTCTGGTTTGATGCCAAGGTCATCAGCCTGCCTGAGTGCTTTGCTCAGATTTATGCCATCCACTGCTTTCTTGGCATGGAGTCTGGTATCTTTCTCTGTATGGCTTTTGACAGATATGTAGCGATTTGTCACCCTCTTCGCTACCCATCAATTGTCACCAATGCCTTAATCTTAAAGGCTACTGTGTTCATGGTACATAGGAATGGCTTATTTGTCATTCCCGTGCCTGTGCTTGCAGCCCAGCGTAATTACTGCTCCAGGAATGAGATTGAGCATTGCCTGTGCTCTAACCTTGGGGTCACTAGCCTGGCTTGTGATGACAGGAGGCCAAACAGCATCTGCCAGTTGATTCTGGCGTGGCTTGGAATGGGGAGTGACCTGGGTCTCATAATATTGTCATACACTTTGATTCTGCGCTCTGTACTTAGACTGAACTCGGCTGAAGCTGCATCCAAAGCTCTGAGCACTTGTAGCTCCCATCTGATCCTTATTCTCTTCTTCTACACAGCTGTTGTTGTGGTTTCAGTAACTCACTTGGCAGAACCGAAAGCTCCTTTGATTCCAGTTCTACTCAATGTGCTGCACAACATCATCCCCCCTTCCCTCAACCCTATAGTTTATGCACTTAGGACTAAAGAACTCAGGGCAAGCTTCCAAAAAGTGTTTTGTTTGAgcctagaaaagaacacaaggCACCAAAGACCTTCTGCATGA